A single region of the Polymorphum gilvum SL003B-26A1 genome encodes:
- a CDS encoding PilZ domain-containing protein — protein sequence MSEAAIAHLPSTAVVSVLVIDLERLRCIEASASRFSESGCRIQSNRIGELHDTIGLRVDGLDQMIKARITSFCGQEADVAFEFGEGKNVDKRKERRIKVIIPARVTDRSGEKRVCCVISDASKSGCRIEGEGLHALPDDILITIEAFDIPIRGRIVWRKVDCAGVRLMWQFSNRVQFQPSAMTPAAKAKKASAGPFGLRPAR from the coding sequence ATGAGCGAAGCCGCTATCGCGCACTTGCCGTCGACGGCGGTGGTGTCGGTGCTCGTGATCGATCTTGAACGGCTGAGATGCATCGAGGCATCTGCCTCCCGCTTCAGCGAAAGCGGTTGCCGCATCCAGTCCAACCGCATCGGCGAACTCCACGACACCATCGGCCTGCGCGTCGACGGCCTCGATCAGATGATCAAGGCTCGCATCACGTCCTTCTGCGGCCAGGAAGCCGACGTCGCCTTCGAATTCGGCGAGGGCAAGAACGTCGACAAGCGCAAGGAACGTCGGATCAAGGTGATCATCCCGGCGCGGGTCACCGACCGCTCGGGCGAAAAGCGGGTCTGCTGCGTTATCAGCGATGCCAGCAAGTCGGGCTGCCGCATCGAGGGCGAAGGCCTCCATGCCCTGCCTGACGACATCCTGATCACCATCGAGGCCTTCGACATCCCGATCCGGGGCCGCATCGTCTGGCGTAAGGTCGATTGCGCGGGCGTGCGGCTGATGTGGCAGTTCTCCAACCGCGTCCAGTTCCAGCCGTCGGCGATGACGCCGGCGGCCAAGGCGAAGAAGGCGAGCGCCGGCCCGTTCGGCCTGCGCCCGGCGCGATGA